The following coding sequences are from one Triticum dicoccoides isolate Atlit2015 ecotype Zavitan chromosome 4A, WEW_v2.0, whole genome shotgun sequence window:
- the LOC119289549 gene encoding flowering-promoting factor 1-like protein 5, producing MADGGVWVFRKDGVMELESAAGSTSSRSGPGNKALVYVPANETMRSLQALEQRLGAHGWERYYENRDVVQLHRRDGSLDLISLPRDFAQLRSTHMYVVVVKNRGHFKVLDL from the coding sequence ATGGCGGACGGAGGCGTGTGGGTGTTCCGGAAGGACGGGGTGATGGAGCTGGAGAGCGCGGCCGGGTCGACGTCGAGCCGGAGCGGGCCGGGGAACAAGGCGCTGGTGTACGTGCCGGCGAACGAGACGATGCGGTCGCTGCAGGCGCTGGAGCAGCGCCTCGGCGCGCACGGCTGGGAGCGCTACTACGAGAACCGCGACGTGGTGCAGCTCCACCGCCGCGACGGCAGCCTCGACCTCATCTCGCTCCCGCGGGACTTTGCGCAGCTCCGCTCCACCCACATGTACGTCGTCGTCGTCAAGAACCGAGGCCACTTCAAGGTCCTCGACCTCTAA